The following coding sequences are from one Primulina eburnea isolate SZY01 chromosome 15, ASM2296580v1, whole genome shotgun sequence window:
- the LOC140813922 gene encoding plant UBX domain-containing protein 8-like isoform X1 — MARPDQEAIDTYMSITGVLEATAIQKLEEHRGNLNEAVNAHFTEGDRNITQEVSFTATSEDVMDIDDPTPVEVRRPSSLLFPSARDLNPFSLLDPNYSRNIFDSDIGIVSRSPFVSHPINVREIPIEVKDGDGASRDPHNDPIIEEVTDTEHDLGKEIHGTIIIDDEDDEKDVNTPSIGASRYGKHISSVNAGPSAPTVMDVPDYNNDIEEEMIRAAIEASKQDAKLSNQQHGEHLDLMESNPRPGQSRQEDTELEHAVSVSLLSAEQEKALRELDGNAGASEVRAEKHSGMEEPGGATSSNGRKPQLEVGGSSIQVDAEDVENPPLVRRRRRRVSSVPVETNKDIEKAAASPPSSPREHNIVNRSQRNGDDFAVDAWGGISSEEHDEAVMLEAAMFGGIPEGTGYHFPYAPQISQNGFDRAMGPYSMNVPRPPSPSLTAQRLLREQQDDEYFASLQADREKELKAKEEAEAAVAEEKRKEDNLRSQLLEEQEIERQLAAKEASLPQEPAPDDENAVTLLVRMPDGSRRGRRFLKSDKLQYLFDFIDVGRGVKRGSYRLVRPYPRRAFSDAECTLTLNELGLTSKQEALYLELI; from the exons ATGGCGAGACCTGATCAGGAAGCAATCGACACTTATATGAGCATCACCGGCGTTTTGGAGGCCACGGCAATTCAGAAACTCGAG GAGCATCGTGGAAACCTTAATGAAGCTGTTAATGCACATTTCACTGAAGGGGATAGAAACAT AACTCAAGAGGTATCATTTACTGCTACATCGGAGGATGTTATGGACATAGATGATCCAACACCTGTTGAAGTCCGCAGACCATCTTCGTTGCTATTCCCTTCAGCAAGAGATTTGAATCCTTTCTCTCTCCTGGATCCTAACTATTCCAGAAATATTTTTGATAGTGATATTGGCATCGTGTCTCGGTCACCTTTTGTCTCACATCCAATAAACGTGAGAGAGATTCCAATTGAGGTGAAGGACGGAGATGGGGCATCGAGGGATCCTCACAATGATCCTATCATAGAAGAAGTCACTGATACTGAACATGATTTGGGTAAAGAGATACACGGGACCATTATAATAGACGATGAAGATGATGAGAAGGACGTGAATACACCATCTATTGGTGCTTCTAGGTATGGGAAACACATTAGTTCTGTGAATGCTGGACCAAGTGCTCCTACTGTCATGGATGTACCCGACTATAACAATGATATAGAAGAGGAAATGATACGAGCTGCGATTGAAGCTTCAAAGCAGGATGCTAAGCTATCAAATCAACAACACGGCGAGCATCTC GATCTCATGGAATCTAACCCTCGACCTGGGCAATCACGCCAAGAAGATACTGAGCTTGAACATGCAGTTTCTGTGTCATTGCTG AGTGCAGAGCAAGAAAAGGCACTAAGGGAACTAGATGGGAATGCTGGAGCTTCAGAAGTAAGAGCTGAGAAACATTCTGGCATGGAGGAACCTGGAGGGGCAACATCCTCAAATGGAAG GAAACCCCAGTTGGAAGTTGGAGGCTCATCAATCCAAGTGGATGCTGAAGATGTAGAAAATCCACCGCTGGTTAGGCGAAGGAGGAGACGTGTATCTTCTGTTCCTGTTGAGACAAACAAAGATATTGAGAAAGCTGCGGCTAGCCCACCCTCAAGTCCTCGGGAGCACAATATTGTTAATCGTTCTCAGCGCAATGGAGATGACTTCGCTGTTGATGCG TGGGGTGGTATCTCATCTGAAGAACATGATGAAGCGGTTATGCTTGAAGCTGCAATGTTTGGTGGCATTCCTGAAGGAACTGGATATCATTTCCCTTATGCTCCTCAGATCAGCCAGAATGGTTTTGATAGAGCCATGGGGCCTTACTCGATGAATGTACCTCGTCCTCCATCGCCTTCGCTTACTGCTCAGAGATTGTTACGAGAACAACAG GATGATGAATATTTTGCTTCATTACAAGCTGACAGGGAGAAAGAATTGAAGGCCAAGGAAGAAGCTGAAGCTGCTGTTGCCGAAGAGAAACGCAAGGAGGACAATTTGCGCAGTCAGCTGCTAGAGGAACAG GAAATTGAGAGACAATTAGCAGCAAAAGAAGCTTCCCTTCCTCAAGAACCAGCACCAGATGATGAAAATGCTGTCACACTGCTTGTGCGAATGCCTGATGGAAGCAGAAGAGGTCGGCGATTTCTCAAGTCGGACAAGCTACAG TATCTTTTTGACTTCATTGATGTTGGCAGAGGGGTCAAACGTGGCAGTTACAGATTG GTGAGACCGTATCCTCGACGTGCTTTTAGTGATGCGGAATGTACCTTAACTCTCAATGAGTTGGGTTTGACTAGTAAACAAGAAGCTTTGTACCTGGAGTTGATATAA
- the LOC140813922 gene encoding plant UBX domain-containing protein 8-like isoform X2 encodes MDIDDPTPVEVRRPSSLLFPSARDLNPFSLLDPNYSRNIFDSDIGIVSRSPFVSHPINVREIPIEVKDGDGASRDPHNDPIIEEVTDTEHDLGKEIHGTIIIDDEDDEKDVNTPSIGASRYGKHISSVNAGPSAPTVMDVPDYNNDIEEEMIRAAIEASKQDAKLSNQQHGEHLDLMESNPRPGQSRQEDTELEHAVSVSLLSAEQEKALRELDGNAGASEVRAEKHSGMEEPGGATSSNGRKPQLEVGGSSIQVDAEDVENPPLVRRRRRRVSSVPVETNKDIEKAAASPPSSPREHNIVNRSQRNGDDFAVDAWGGISSEEHDEAVMLEAAMFGGIPEGTGYHFPYAPQISQNGFDRAMGPYSMNVPRPPSPSLTAQRLLREQQDDEYFASLQADREKELKAKEEAEAAVAEEKRKEDNLRSQLLEEQEIERQLAAKEASLPQEPAPDDENAVTLLVRMPDGSRRGRRFLKSDKLQYLFDFIDVGRGVKRGSYRLVRPYPRRAFSDAECTLTLNELGLTSKQEALYLELI; translated from the exons ATGGACATAGATGATCCAACACCTGTTGAAGTCCGCAGACCATCTTCGTTGCTATTCCCTTCAGCAAGAGATTTGAATCCTTTCTCTCTCCTGGATCCTAACTATTCCAGAAATATTTTTGATAGTGATATTGGCATCGTGTCTCGGTCACCTTTTGTCTCACATCCAATAAACGTGAGAGAGATTCCAATTGAGGTGAAGGACGGAGATGGGGCATCGAGGGATCCTCACAATGATCCTATCATAGAAGAAGTCACTGATACTGAACATGATTTGGGTAAAGAGATACACGGGACCATTATAATAGACGATGAAGATGATGAGAAGGACGTGAATACACCATCTATTGGTGCTTCTAGGTATGGGAAACACATTAGTTCTGTGAATGCTGGACCAAGTGCTCCTACTGTCATGGATGTACCCGACTATAACAATGATATAGAAGAGGAAATGATACGAGCTGCGATTGAAGCTTCAAAGCAGGATGCTAAGCTATCAAATCAACAACACGGCGAGCATCTC GATCTCATGGAATCTAACCCTCGACCTGGGCAATCACGCCAAGAAGATACTGAGCTTGAACATGCAGTTTCTGTGTCATTGCTG AGTGCAGAGCAAGAAAAGGCACTAAGGGAACTAGATGGGAATGCTGGAGCTTCAGAAGTAAGAGCTGAGAAACATTCTGGCATGGAGGAACCTGGAGGGGCAACATCCTCAAATGGAAG GAAACCCCAGTTGGAAGTTGGAGGCTCATCAATCCAAGTGGATGCTGAAGATGTAGAAAATCCACCGCTGGTTAGGCGAAGGAGGAGACGTGTATCTTCTGTTCCTGTTGAGACAAACAAAGATATTGAGAAAGCTGCGGCTAGCCCACCCTCAAGTCCTCGGGAGCACAATATTGTTAATCGTTCTCAGCGCAATGGAGATGACTTCGCTGTTGATGCG TGGGGTGGTATCTCATCTGAAGAACATGATGAAGCGGTTATGCTTGAAGCTGCAATGTTTGGTGGCATTCCTGAAGGAACTGGATATCATTTCCCTTATGCTCCTCAGATCAGCCAGAATGGTTTTGATAGAGCCATGGGGCCTTACTCGATGAATGTACCTCGTCCTCCATCGCCTTCGCTTACTGCTCAGAGATTGTTACGAGAACAACAG GATGATGAATATTTTGCTTCATTACAAGCTGACAGGGAGAAAGAATTGAAGGCCAAGGAAGAAGCTGAAGCTGCTGTTGCCGAAGAGAAACGCAAGGAGGACAATTTGCGCAGTCAGCTGCTAGAGGAACAG GAAATTGAGAGACAATTAGCAGCAAAAGAAGCTTCCCTTCCTCAAGAACCAGCACCAGATGATGAAAATGCTGTCACACTGCTTGTGCGAATGCCTGATGGAAGCAGAAGAGGTCGGCGATTTCTCAAGTCGGACAAGCTACAG TATCTTTTTGACTTCATTGATGTTGGCAGAGGGGTCAAACGTGGCAGTTACAGATTG GTGAGACCGTATCCTCGACGTGCTTTTAGTGATGCGGAATGTACCTTAACTCTCAATGAGTTGGGTTTGACTAGTAAACAAGAAGCTTTGTACCTGGAGTTGATATAA
- the LOC140815587 gene encoding uncharacterized protein, whose amino-acid sequence MNGHGSVSINGWTPPVMIDKEGDKRLKPETDWTADEVQNSNQNSKALNDIFTSVDMNMFSLITNCTSAKSAWDILQSHCEGSESVRRTRLRMLTSKFEMMRMEESENILEYDRRLREISNEAFSVGESISNERLVSKVLRSLPERFNIKICTIDEAKDTSKMALEDLISSLRTFEMNLDMQKKDKGKTIALQASNDSYNELLQISQENRYKKKYAQPSKFSSLPTPEKSQRFPDKQQFQPRNEGKGQYNSKRYESVHCRECKGFGHYANECANRLRKDKGYNVSLSDEESDAEEKSTYEENQTSLNALFTENRWLQVNLLGVSLGVATPGRNICKNSVCLKSTTSGNLSGDDESEADCEERTLESVQKLYEELFENWTKRNKLNSSLMKENVELKAVVAKLAVILSKKDLELGKTKEELQKTTETFSRFNSSTSKLESILLMGRDDKKGLGFKDSVFKIGESFKSTVFVKGKADTSPQPQSNSPIKSSSSKRQPDAPISKKRKRSGSSCHMTGSREHLIDYVEQNCGSVTYGGGAKEKIVGKGTLNVEGLPKLHNVLHVEGLNLNLISISQLCDDNFLVKFNRHTCEVFDETNMCIMTGTRSSDNFYQIGEDLSCKHVQITELDLWHQKL is encoded by the exons ATGAACGGACATGGAAGCGTGTCAATCAATGGATGGACTCCACCAGTCATGATAGATAAAGAAGGTGACAAACGGCTAAAACCTGAAACTGACTGGACTGCTGATGAAGTGCAAAATTCTAACCAAAACTCAAAGGCATTAAATGATATATTCACATCGGTTGACATGAACATGTTCAGTTTGATCACAAACTGTACTTCGGCTAAAAGTGCATGGGATATCCTCCAAAGCCACTGTGAAGGATCTGAGAGTGTGCGACGAACCAGATTAAGGATGCTTACTTCCAAATTCGAGATGATGAGGATGGAAGAATCTGAGAACATACTCGAGTACGATCGCCGTCTACGAGAAATTTCTAATGAGGCATTCAGTGTTGGAGAATCTATTTCCAATGAGCGTCTAGTTAGCAAAGTCCTCCGGTCTTTGCCAGAAAGATTCAATATAAAAATTTGCACAATAGATGAGGCTAAAGACACTTCTAAGATGGCATTGGAAGATCTTATCAGTTCATTACGTACTTTCGAAATGAACCTGGACATGCAGaagaaggataaagggaagACAATTGCACTCCAAGCTTCAAATGACTCCTACAATGAACTCCTTCAAATATCTCAAGAA AATCGGTATAAGAAGAAGTATGCACAACCATCTAAATTCTCTAGTCTTCCTACACCTGAAAAGTCACAAAGGTTCCCTGACAAGCAACAATTTCAACCAAGGAATGAAGGCAAGGGACAATACAATTCAAAAAGGTATGAATCGGTACATTGTAGAGAGTGCAAGGGCTTTGGACACTATGCAAATGAATGTGCTAACCGATTGCGAAAAGACAAAGGCTACAATGTGTCTCTAAGCGATGAAGAATCTGATGCTGAGGAGAAATCCACTTATGAAGAAAATCAAACCTCCTTGAATGCACTATTTACAGAAAATCGCTGGCTGCAGGTGAACCTTTTAGGTGTTTCCCTAGGTGTTGCCACACCTGGCCGCAACATCTGCAAAAATTCAGTATGTTTGAAATCCACAACTTCTGGAAATTTGAGCGGAGATGATGAATCAGAAGCTGATTGTGAAGAACGCACTCTGGAGAGTGTGCAAAAGCTTTATGAAGAGCTGTTTGAAAATTGgaccaaaagaaacaagttGAACTCAAGTCTCATGAAAGAGAACGTTGAATTAAAAGCCGTAGTTGCCAAACTTGCAGTAATTTTGAGCAAAAAGGATCTGGAACTTGGTAAGACCAAAGAAGAACTTCAAAAGACAACTGAAACCTTTTCCAGGTTTAACTCAAGCACATCCAAGCTTGAATCCATACTCTTGATGGGAAGGGATGACAAGAAAGGTTTAGGTTTCAAAGACAGTGTGTTTAAAATAGGTGAATCTTTCAAGTCTACTGTTTTTGTTAAGGGAAAAGCTGATACATCTCCACAACCACAATCCAATTCACCAATCAAAAGCTCTTCATCAAAAAGACAACCTGATGCACCAATTTCTAAGAAACGAAAACGCAG tggaagctcaTGCCACATGACAGGTTCAAGAGAACATCTCATCGATTATGTTGAACAAAATTGTGGTAGTGTGACCTATGGAGGGGGAGCTAAAGAAAAAATTGTTGGAAAAGGAACTTTGAATGTGGAAGGACTACCAAAACTCCACAATGTGCTTCATGTTGAAGgattaaatttgaatttgataAGCATAAGCCAATTGTGTGATGATAATTTTCTTGTTAAGTTTAATAGACATACTTGtgaagtttttgatgaaactaataTGTGCATTATGACAGGTACAAGGTCTTCGGATAATTTCTACCAAATAGGTGAAGATCTTTCATGCAAGCATGTGCAAATCACCGAACTTGACCTTTGGCATCAAAAACTCTGA